A stretch of Henckelia pumila isolate YLH828 chromosome 4, ASM3356847v2, whole genome shotgun sequence DNA encodes these proteins:
- the LOC140864240 gene encoding histone H3.3, with protein sequence MARTKQTARKSTGGKAPRKQLATKAARKSAPTTGGVKKPHRYRPGTVALREIRKYQKSTELLIRKLPFQRLVREIAQDFKTDLRFQSHAVLALQEAAEAYLVGLFEDTNLCAIHAKRVTIMPKDIQLARRIRGERA encoded by the exons ATGGCTCGTACCAAACAAACTGCTCGTAAGTCCACCGGTGGAAAGGCTCCCAGGAAGCAACTTGCTACCAAG GCTGCCCGTAAGTCGGCCCCAACTACTGGTGGTGTGAAGAAGCCTCACCGTTATCGTCCTGGGACTGTTGCTCTGCG TGAAATTCGCAAGTACCAGAAGAGTACCGAGCTCTTGATCAGGAAGTTACCTTTCCAGAGGCTTGTTCGTGAGATTGCTCAGGACTTCAAG ACTGATCTGCGTTTTCAGAGCCATGCTGTTTTGGCACTTCAAGAGGCTGCTGAGGCCTACCTTGTGGGTCTCTTTGAGGACACTAACTTGTGTGCCATCCATGCCAAACGTGTGACCATCATGCCCAAAGACATCCAGCTTGCCCGCAGGATTAGGGGAGAGCGAGCTTAG
- the LOC140863599 gene encoding V-type proton ATPase subunit D-like — MSGQTQRLNVVPTVTMLGAMKARLIGATRGHALLKRKSDALTAQFRQILKNIVSTKESMGDIMRSSSFALTEAKYVAGENIKHIVRENVQTASLKVRSRQENIAGVKLPKFEHYIDGETKNSLTGLARGGQQVQACRTAYVKSIELLVELATLQTSFLTLDEAIKTTNRRVNALENVVKPRLENTISYIKGELDELEREDFFRLKKIQGYKRRELERQREAAKAYAEEKVAEEISLKKGISVNSAHDMLSQARQKDEDIIF; from the coding sequence atgtctgGACAAACCCAGCGCTTGAATGTTGTTCCAACTGTTACAATGCTTGGAGCAATGAAAGCTCGACTTATTGGGGCCACAAGAGGCCATGCATTGCTCAAGAGGAAGAGTGATGCTTTGACTGCGCAATTTCGACAAATTCTCAAGAACATCGTCTCAACAAAAGAATCAATGGGAGATATCATGAGAAGTTCTTCCTTTGCCCTAACTGAAGCTAAATATGTGGCTGGTGAGAATATCAAGCACATCGTCCGTGAAAATGTCCAAACTGCATCACTTAAGGTGCGATCGCGTCAGGAAAATATTGCTGGTGTAAAACTTCCTAAATTCGAGCACTACATTGATGGAGAGACTAAAAATTCCTTAACTGGACTGGCAAGAGGAGGCCAACAGGTTCAAGCTTGTCGCACGGCATATGTGAAATCTATCGAGCTTCTTGTTGAGCTTGCcactctccaaacgtcattctTGACCCTTGACGAGGCGATCAAGACCACCAATCGTAGAGTCAATGCCCTGGAGAATGTTGTAAAGCCACGATTAGAGAATACAATAAGTTACATCAAGGGAGAGCTAGATGAATTGGAAAGGGAGGATTTCTTTAGGTTGAAAAAGATACAAGGCTACAAGAGGAGAGAGCTTGAGAGACAACGTGAAGCTGCCAAGGCATACGCGGAGGAGAAGGTCGCGGAGGAAATTTCTTTGAAGAAGGGCATTTCTGTTAATTCAGCACACGACATGTTGTCCCAGGCTAGGCAGAAAGATGAGGACATAATCTTTTGA